The proteins below are encoded in one region of Parvicella tangerina:
- a CDS encoding glycine--tRNA ligase, giving the protein MANNEDVFKKVISHAKEFGFVFPSSEIYDGLSATYDYAQNGVELKNNIKQYWWMAMVQMHENIVGLDAAIFMHPTTWKASGHVDAFNDPLIDNKDSKKRYRADVLVEDHMAKIEAKIQKDVDKGKKRFGDDFDEEQFRATNPNVLRRVAEMDKIREELKRVQEEEDLPGFKALIEDLGIVCPVSGSKNWTEVRQFNLMFGTELGSVAGDAATIYLRPETAQGIFVNYLNVQKTGRMKLPFGIAQIGKAFRNEIVARQFIFRMREFEQMEMQYFIKPGTQMKWYEYWKEERMKWHKALGLGDDNYRFHDHIKLAHYADAAADIEFKYPFGFKELEGIHSRTDFDLGGHEKESGKKLRYFDPETNASYVPYVLETSIGLDRMFLAVLSASFKEEQLEDGSERVVLNIPPALAPVKAAVLPLVKKDGLPEKAREIIDTLKFDHNCQYEEKDSIGKRYRRQDAIGTPYCITVDHQTLEDNTVTIRERDSMEQERVAIADLERIIGDRVSMKKLLV; this is encoded by the coding sequence ATGGCAAACAACGAAGATGTATTCAAAAAGGTAATTTCTCACGCAAAAGAGTTTGGATTCGTGTTCCCAAGCAGTGAGATTTATGATGGATTGAGCGCAACGTATGATTATGCGCAGAATGGGGTGGAGCTAAAGAATAACATCAAGCAATACTGGTGGATGGCAATGGTTCAGATGCACGAGAATATCGTTGGATTAGATGCAGCTATTTTTATGCACCCAACTACCTGGAAAGCCTCTGGTCACGTTGATGCTTTTAATGATCCTTTGATCGATAATAAGGACTCAAAAAAGCGTTATAGAGCGGATGTTCTCGTTGAGGACCACATGGCAAAGATCGAGGCAAAGATCCAGAAGGATGTGGATAAGGGAAAGAAGCGTTTTGGTGATGATTTTGATGAAGAACAGTTTAGAGCGACAAATCCTAACGTTTTAAGGAGAGTTGCTGAAATGGATAAGATCAGAGAAGAATTGAAGCGTGTGCAAGAGGAAGAAGATCTACCAGGTTTTAAGGCTTTGATAGAAGATTTAGGAATTGTTTGTCCTGTTAGTGGGTCTAAAAACTGGACAGAAGTTCGTCAGTTCAACTTAATGTTTGGAACAGAATTGGGTTCGGTGGCTGGAGATGCTGCAACGATATACCTTAGACCAGAGACGGCACAAGGTATTTTCGTTAACTACTTGAATGTTCAGAAAACGGGAAGGATGAAGCTTCCTTTTGGAATTGCTCAGATCGGGAAGGCGTTTAGAAATGAAATTGTGGCTAGACAGTTCATCTTCAGAATGAGGGAGTTCGAACAAATGGAAATGCAATACTTCATTAAGCCTGGAACCCAAATGAAATGGTACGAATACTGGAAGGAAGAAAGAATGAAATGGCACAAGGCGCTTGGTTTAGGTGACGATAACTACCGTTTCCATGATCATATTAAATTAGCGCATTACGCTGATGCTGCTGCGGATATTGAGTTTAAATATCCATTCGGGTTTAAAGAGTTGGAGGGAATTCACTCCAGAACTGATTTTGATTTAGGTGGTCACGAAAAAGAGTCTGGGAAGAAATTGAGATACTTTGATCCTGAAACAAATGCAAGTTATGTTCCTTATGTATTGGAAACCTCTATAGGACTGGATAGAATGTTTCTGGCAGTGCTATCTGCATCATTTAAGGAAGAACAATTAGAAGATGGTTCTGAACGAGTAGTGTTAAATATTCCGCCTGCTTTGGCACCTGTTAAGGCGGCTGTTCTTCCATTGGTGAAGAAGGATGGGTTACCAGAAAAGGCAAGAGAAATAATCGATACCTTGAAGTTTGATCACAATTGTCAATACGAAGAGAAGGATTCGATTGGAAAACGTTACCGCAGACAGGATGCGATTGGAACGCCATACTGTATAACAGTTGATCATCAGACATTAGAAGATAATACCGTAACCATTAGAGAGAGAGACTCAATGGAGCAAGAGCGTGTTGCTATTGCTGACCTTGAAAGAATCATCGGTGATCGAGTGAGTATGAAGAAGTTGTTGGTTTAG
- a CDS encoding T9SS type A sorting domain-containing protein, protein MRLVPVKILLVSTCIHAQAQWDTVAYDGQNNIIDVEITDENEFLISSFNHVYHYDFSVNSLDTIQNDVSKEFAELSFINRDTGYAVNLPSGILKTTDGGVNWFFVNSSLNTDYPNRDILFINDTLGFFTFANNGAGTFRTVDGGVTWDTLSDLSLTYNPMLGGESLFYIEDSETIGHTGNALFYISSDYGDTWTESIIDPQISLFQEVSATPDLISCVGQNQSGQNKGVIATSVDNGNSWTTVEVYEINKFIDVTIVNDSTIIAVGVSQGSYHYSIYKSTDRGQSWHPQDFSVVLPTYPYLTNVKCINQDSCIACGYSGFIIKTNNGGGQFLDVSVEESGLSSILTYPNPNSGEFWITLNNSMRVKFIQIYDLYGNIIQEKQIGSETQIRVRNLNEGVYLIKCFDERESIVTVKIVVQL, encoded by the coding sequence ATGAGGTTAGTGCCAGTTAAGATACTACTAGTTTCAACCTGTATTCATGCTCAAGCGCAATGGGATACTGTTGCGTACGATGGTCAGAATAATATTATTGATGTAGAAATTACTGATGAAAATGAATTTCTAATTTCAAGCTTTAATCATGTTTATCATTATGATTTTAGTGTAAATTCATTGGACACTATTCAAAATGATGTCTCTAAGGAGTTTGCTGAACTAAGCTTTATCAATAGGGACACTGGATACGCAGTCAATTTGCCAAGTGGAATACTAAAAACTACTGATGGGGGGGTAAACTGGTTCTTTGTTAACTCCTCCCTAAATACGGATTACCCAAACCGAGACATCCTGTTTATCAATGACACTTTGGGGTTTTTTACATTTGCTAATAATGGTGCTGGCACATTCAGGACTGTAGATGGGGGCGTTACATGGGACACGCTTTCTGACTTATCCTTAACTTATAACCCTATGCTGGGTGGTGAAAGTCTTTTTTATATAGAAGACAGTGAAACTATTGGACATACAGGCAACGCACTATTTTATATCTCCAGCGATTATGGAGACACCTGGACAGAATCAATAATAGATCCTCAGATAAGCCTCTTTCAAGAAGTTTCTGCCACTCCCGACCTAATTTCATGTGTCGGACAAAACCAATCTGGTCAAAACAAAGGAGTCATTGCTACATCTGTTGATAATGGCAATTCATGGACAACGGTAGAGGTCTATGAAATAAATAAATTCATCGATGTTACAATTGTGAATGACAGTACAATTATTGCCGTAGGAGTATCACAAGGAAGTTATCACTATAGCATCTATAAATCTACCGACAGAGGACAGTCTTGGCACCCGCAAGATTTCAGTGTTGTACTCCCTACTTATCCCTACCTGACAAATGTTAAATGTATTAATCAAGATTCATGCATAGCCTGTGGATATAGTGGTTTTATCATTAAAACAAATAATGGAGGAGGACAATTTTTGGATGTATCAGTTGAAGAATCAGGTTTGAGCTCTATTCTTACTTATCCCAATCCGAATAGCGGTGAATTCTGGATCACTCTCAATAACTCTATGAGAGTTAAATTCATTCAAATCTATGATCTTTATGGAAACATTATTCAAGAGAAACAAATTGGAAGTGAAACCCAAATAAGAGTACGAAATCTTAATGAAGGGGTTTATTTAATTAAGTGCTTCGATGAAAGAGAATCAATAGTTACAGTAAAAATAGTTGTTCAACTATAG
- a CDS encoding T9SS type A sorting domain-containing protein yields the protein MKLLLIFLFSFFVHHHFAQWEEIKSDIEREFYELKLCDNSDSLLVLGDIGDTSGYIKFNTSTLQERLVPTTSLPVAIHQFSDTASWLLTDIGELFYSIDDFSSSSKLISDLSIFSLLTDIHFVTDSVGFVCEDQNGTTRMFKTVNKGLNWIQVGATSNVGGNELVVFNDTLLSVDENGAFVTSDTGTTWYADYYQTINDRWFSDVFKSENDGRMIFVGQGYDQSQSMNFGAIAVSTDYGETWSFQDIFSMNRFLDIEMVNDSVGYITGQPQGTQIAVYKTIDGGISWHPQGYVSAPVGSLRYHRIECLSEDVCFVCGTWGKVLRTTNGGGAFMDVSVDESELDQISLYPNPVSSTVFIESLSEIKSINIYNIQGQLLKSAITSGKNVSLDFSNYAKGLYVLSITTDTGTIQKKVQKL from the coding sequence ATGAAACTATTATTGATATTTCTCTTTTCCTTTTTTGTCCATCACCACTTTGCTCAATGGGAAGAAATCAAAAGTGATATTGAAAGAGAGTTTTATGAGTTAAAGTTATGTGATAATTCTGACTCACTACTTGTACTTGGAGATATTGGAGATACTTCGGGCTATATAAAGTTTAATACTTCTACCCTTCAAGAGAGGTTAGTACCTACTACCTCATTACCCGTTGCAATTCATCAATTTTCCGATACAGCTTCTTGGCTTCTAACTGATATAGGAGAACTTTTTTATTCTATTGATGACTTCTCTAGCTCATCCAAACTTATTTCAGATTTGTCAATATTTTCCTTATTGACTGATATACATTTTGTTACTGACTCTGTCGGCTTTGTCTGTGAAGATCAAAACGGCACAACCAGAATGTTTAAAACGGTAAACAAAGGGTTGAATTGGATACAGGTAGGTGCTACTTCTAACGTTGGAGGAAATGAATTAGTGGTGTTTAACGACACATTACTTAGTGTTGACGAAAATGGAGCCTTTGTAACTTCCGACACTGGAACTACATGGTATGCTGATTATTATCAAACAATTAACGATAGGTGGTTTTCAGATGTTTTTAAAAGTGAGAATGATGGGAGGATGATTTTTGTAGGGCAAGGTTACGACCAATCTCAATCAATGAATTTTGGAGCTATTGCAGTATCAACAGATTATGGGGAAACATGGTCATTTCAGGATATTTTTTCAATGAACAGGTTTCTTGATATTGAAATGGTTAATGATAGTGTTGGATACATTACAGGACAACCTCAAGGAACTCAAATAGCTGTTTATAAAACTATTGATGGTGGAATATCTTGGCACCCTCAAGGTTATGTTAGTGCTCCAGTTGGTTCTCTTAGATATCACCGTATTGAATGCCTCTCTGAAGATGTCTGCTTTGTTTGTGGCACATGGGGGAAAGTGCTAAGAACAACCAACGGAGGAGGAGCGTTTATGGATGTTAGTGTTGATGAGAGTGAACTAGATCAGATCAGCCTTTATCCTAATCCTGTTTCATCAACTGTGTTTATTGAATCACTATCTGAAATCAAGTCTATCAACATTTACAACATCCAAGGTCAACTTTTAAAAAGTGCTATTACTTCTGGGAAAAACGTTTCTCTTGATTTTTCGAACTACGCTAAAGGGTTGTATGTTCTTTCCATCACAACTGACACAGGCACTATCCAAAAGAAGGTGCAAAAGTTATGA
- a CDS encoding T9SS type A sorting domain-containing protein produces MLGPGTPDYFNSIGYSASFGARFTLADINSPGGQIGVGIDEFELTDIIVFPNPVSELLVLKSQHYVKNVSIFDTRGRLIENIMCSGKETSIDFSRYSKGLYMLTIVCDDGIFQKKVQKL; encoded by the coding sequence ATTCTTGGTCCCGGTACACCCGATTATTTCAACTCAATTGGATACTCAGCCTCTTTTGGAGCAAGGTTTACATTAGCAGATATTAACTCTCCAGGTGGACAAATTGGTGTTGGTATAGATGAATTTGAATTAACTGATATAATCGTTTTCCCTAACCCAGTGTCTGAACTCCTTGTTTTAAAAAGTCAACATTATGTCAAGAATGTATCCATTTTTGATACAAGGGGACGTCTTATAGAAAATATTATGTGTTCAGGAAAGGAAACTTCTATAGATTTCTCACGTTATTCAAAGGGATTGTACATGCTAACTATTGTCTGTGATGATGGTATCTTTCAAAAGAAAGTCCAAAAATTATGA
- the murQ gene encoding N-acetylmuramic acid 6-phosphate etherase, which produces MEKITESTSLYNDLDKMSTLELLTNINKEDQKVALAVEKIIPSIQNFVDELHPRMERGGRLFYLGAGTSGRLGVVDASECPPTYGVPHGWVVGLMAGGDGAMRKAVEFAEDSKEMGWKDLLEHEINSDDTVVGIAASGTTPYVLGALEKCNEKGILTGGITCNPGSPLDQVAQHPMVAVVGPEFVTGSTRMKSGTAQKLTLNMISTSVMIKLGRVKGNRMVDMQLSNNKLVDRGTKMVMDALNISYEEANQLLMDHGSVRAAIESKRH; this is translated from the coding sequence ATGGAAAAGATCACCGAATCGACATCACTTTATAATGACCTGGACAAAATGTCTACGCTTGAATTACTCACTAATATCAACAAGGAAGATCAAAAGGTAGCTCTAGCCGTTGAAAAAATAATTCCAAGCATCCAAAACTTTGTAGACGAATTACACCCAAGAATGGAACGTGGAGGTCGATTATTCTATCTAGGTGCAGGAACGAGCGGACGATTGGGAGTCGTTGATGCTTCTGAATGCCCTCCAACCTATGGAGTTCCTCATGGATGGGTAGTTGGTCTAATGGCAGGTGGTGACGGAGCAATGCGCAAAGCCGTTGAGTTTGCAGAGGATAGCAAAGAAATGGGCTGGAAAGACCTCTTAGAACATGAGATCAACTCAGATGACACTGTGGTCGGTATTGCAGCTTCAGGAACGACTCCTTACGTATTGGGCGCACTCGAAAAATGTAATGAAAAAGGTATTTTAACTGGTGGCATAACATGTAACCCTGGTTCACCCTTAGATCAAGTAGCTCAACACCCCATGGTTGCTGTTGTCGGACCAGAATTTGTTACAGGGAGTACCCGAATGAAATCTGGCACCGCACAGAAATTGACCTTAAATATGATCTCCACTTCTGTGATGATCAAACTTGGGAGAGTAAAAGGAAATAGAATGGTTGACATGCAACTCAGCAATAACAAATTGGTTGATCGAGGCACCAAAATGGTGATGGATGCGCTGAATATTTCTTACGAAGAAGCCAACCAACTACTTATGGATCATGGAAGTGTGAGAGCTGCAATTGAGAGTAAACGACATTAG
- a CDS encoding NUDIX hydrolase, with translation MKDIEKIRFNLSQELPGVAAHQLMAPYQRKSADDVVKEKKDCRRAATLMLLYPKNDEWFFALMLRPDYDGVHGGQVSFPGGKIEQGETPEEAALRECEEEIGVDQNRINLLGKLTDVYIPPSNILVNPFVGFIDYEPVFYPDATEVERIIEVPLADVFKEDLVKQKKIKVGRYSDKPFTIEVPYFEFCYETVWGATALMISEFREMLKKA, from the coding sequence TTGAAGGATATCGAAAAGATCAGATTTAACCTGTCGCAAGAACTGCCTGGAGTTGCTGCTCATCAGCTCATGGCACCATATCAGCGAAAATCAGCTGATGATGTGGTTAAGGAGAAAAAGGATTGCCGAAGAGCGGCTACGCTGATGTTATTATACCCTAAGAATGATGAGTGGTTCTTTGCCTTGATGTTAAGACCAGACTATGATGGAGTACATGGAGGTCAGGTTAGTTTTCCTGGAGGAAAAATCGAGCAAGGTGAAACTCCTGAAGAAGCTGCTTTGAGAGAGTGTGAGGAAGAAATAGGAGTAGATCAGAATAGAATAAATCTACTTGGAAAACTGACGGATGTCTACATTCCTCCTAGCAATATCTTAGTTAATCCATTCGTAGGTTTTATTGATTACGAGCCTGTCTTTTATCCAGATGCGACTGAGGTGGAGCGGATTATAGAGGTGCCTCTTGCAGATGTTTTTAAGGAAGATCTAGTCAAACAAAAAAAAATCAAAGTAGGACGCTATTCGGATAAACCGTTTACTATTGAAGTGCCCTACTTTGAATTTTGCTACGAAACCGTTTGGGGAGCTACGGCTCTAATGATATCTGAGTTTAGAGAAATGCTTAAGAAAGCTTAA
- a CDS encoding DUF2911 domain-containing protein, which translates to MKILKLTFTLILSGFIFGATAQELPQASPRGKIEQTVGLTNISIDYSRPSVKGRKIFGEVVPFNEIWRLGANASTKITIDQYLKFGDQILKPGTYSMFAYPSEKKWEIHFNTVVEQWGTSEYDETKNAVSVVAKTQEAPLKESLEISIENLTINSGSIVIRWEKTMIELPFIVNTKELAEKNISNAIEKGEDLNKVYYNAAKYYLTAKDYEQALTFIEKSIDEKSAHNNLFYKARILEAKGDTKAAIKFAEKALDHAKNNNEEGWASYIQKSIDEWSK; encoded by the coding sequence ATGAAAATCTTAAAACTTACATTTACATTAATCCTATCTGGATTTATCTTTGGAGCAACCGCTCAGGAATTGCCACAAGCAAGTCCACGAGGAAAAATTGAACAAACTGTTGGATTAACAAACATTTCCATTGATTATTCCAGACCAAGTGTCAAGGGAAGGAAAATCTTTGGCGAAGTAGTTCCTTTTAATGAAATATGGCGTTTGGGAGCGAACGCTTCGACTAAGATAACCATAGATCAATATTTAAAGTTTGGCGATCAGATACTAAAACCAGGGACCTATTCTATGTTTGCCTATCCTTCTGAAAAAAAGTGGGAAATTCACTTCAATACAGTAGTGGAACAGTGGGGAACCAGTGAGTATGATGAAACCAAAAACGCTGTTTCTGTTGTTGCCAAGACTCAAGAAGCTCCTCTTAAAGAGTCCTTAGAAATCAGCATTGAGAATCTTACTATTAACTCTGGTAGCATTGTAATTCGTTGGGAAAAAACCATGATCGAACTACCTTTTATAGTGAATACCAAAGAGCTTGCTGAAAAAAATATTTCGAACGCGATCGAAAAGGGCGAAGATCTTAACAAGGTCTACTACAATGCAGCCAAATACTACCTTACAGCAAAAGACTATGAGCAAGCTTTGACTTTTATTGAAAAGTCTATTGACGAAAAATCCGCACATAACAATCTATTCTACAAAGCGCGTATTTTGGAAGCGAAGGGAGACACTAAAGCTGCCATCAAGTTTGCTGAAAAAGCACTTGATCATGCGAAAAACAATAATGAAGAAGGCTGGGCTAGCTATATTCAGAAGTCAATAGATGAATGGAGTAAATAA
- a CDS encoding inositol monophosphatase family protein — MELERIIKEVIDLSRSIGDWMFDERKQFSEERIESKSFNNLVSYVDEESEKRFVEGLNKILPTAGILGEEGVDNKSENEDLRWIIDPLDGTTNYIHGVPAYCTSVALEKEGQIILGVIYEPNRKECFYAFEGGGAFLNGIRIQVTNTNDLKSSLLATGFPYDYFDRMDNYMELLKHLMKNTRGIRRIGAAALDLCYVACGRFDAFFELALQPWDVAAGSIIVKEAGGQCTDFSGGQAYIYGKSLVSSNLKVHEQILNSIKDHE, encoded by the coding sequence ATGGAACTTGAACGAATCATAAAGGAAGTAATCGACTTATCCAGATCAATTGGCGATTGGATGTTTGACGAACGAAAACAGTTTTCAGAAGAACGAATTGAATCAAAAAGTTTTAACAACTTAGTATCTTATGTTGACGAAGAATCTGAAAAACGTTTTGTTGAAGGTTTAAACAAAATACTGCCAACCGCTGGTATACTTGGAGAAGAAGGCGTGGATAATAAAAGTGAGAACGAAGACCTCAGATGGATCATCGATCCACTGGATGGCACAACGAACTACATCCATGGAGTTCCGGCCTATTGCACAAGTGTTGCGCTAGAAAAAGAAGGACAGATCATTCTTGGAGTAATTTATGAACCCAATCGAAAGGAATGTTTCTATGCTTTTGAAGGTGGTGGCGCTTTTTTAAATGGTATAAGAATTCAAGTCACCAACACTAATGATCTAAAAAGTAGTCTTCTTGCCACAGGTTTCCCCTACGATTATTTTGATCGAATGGACAACTATATGGAACTATTAAAACATCTCATGAAAAATACTAGGGGTATTCGTAGGATTGGTGCAGCTGCACTCGACCTCTGTTATGTAGCCTGCGGACGATTTGACGCCTTTTTTGAGTTAGCGCTCCAACCATGGGATGTTGCTGCTGGAAGTATCATTGTAAAGGAAGCTGGAGGGCAATGTACTGATTTCTCTGGTGGACAAGCTTATATCTATGGAAAATCTCTTGTCAGTTCAAACCTAAAAGTTCATGAACAAATCTTAAACTCAATAAAAGATCATGAATAG